A window of the Hordeum vulgare subsp. vulgare chromosome 5H, MorexV3_pseudomolecules_assembly, whole genome shotgun sequence genome harbors these coding sequences:
- the LOC123400171 gene encoding uncharacterized protein LOC123400171 isoform X3: MAAKEADGDRFIEMVSAGALYRRGEWERKYWSCSRGKDRYPYPVGYHAVRHFSGISYAMEIQQGPRGPVFQVTSTEGDCATGQTPDIAWKNFHKKTGAKVRDWQKAGSFPQKIDGVELFGFKNASVQRLLRQLLVDSTGFGIDMPSPKIYGSASPSTDTVAADVSDDHEEQHVCLDKTVVTAKRSMNPIQEEGAAKRAHNQDMLTSVDNSTLELDKSARQSFNKGDPISKSQLCVVSTPICMPTLLEEIPCDSKCTLVNDNLGDYVQNSSQEDGLSSSSYLGSEKSDLEAAEKEVARSMMTFLLPQAIPLLEKTYRRRKIKQKKKEDAVLARSVATQNPSADGCKAGATLPTSVGEGNMNGSQTHVHEEPLCEAVKDISPNDDCMNGEQISKSDNMKAVVADSFEDDEQIGGDSRSKPTGAHHEFDDACSREPNENLKLLKSRRENSSECQIEVHDRKNIPDVVYDHEKGQYILSDSLLACLEEEFGMDDSSHPAHYNHGNSNVEPAQCQQQLKDPKEGTDNGSSISTDGAGDKNMGNGHNVSHARSNINHVKHPGTSTRGSDHHLELIGCYLHPMPVLSIMLSTNDSSSFHIYVLCGSSESCKRFLYVYDITPNDHHEKPPNFVGYTTLLLPSLEQASTGNSTFGRSGIQFTPDGQFLVLLTSIRIPCCRMQSIECSCSLCKVDQCGDNSLKIVSVNLGYISLLTKLMPSGTVSCFLISEPNYVVAAEDSRNLHVWMMVAGWSVISEEYVISSSGNVGPSIQELRKMPKSSSLIIGHDGAGGFCLCSREHRLPDSSSRPL; encoded by the exons ATGGCGGCGAAGGAAGCTGACGGGGACCGCTTCATCGAGATGGTGTCGGCGGGGGCGCTTTACCGCCGCGGTGAATGGGAGCGCAAGTACTGGAGCTGCTCAAGG GGCAAAGATCGCTACCCATACCCAGTGGGCTATCACGCCGTCCGCCATTTCTCCGGGATATCGTACGCCATGGAGATCCAGCAAGGACCCAGAGGGCCTGTATTCCAG GTCACATCCACCGAGGGAGATTGCGCGACAGGGCAGACGCCGGATATAGCTTGGAAGAACTTCCACAAGAAGACAGGGGCCAAAGTCAGGGATTGGCAGAAGGCTGGGAGCTTCCCTCAGAAGATTGACGGTGTCGAG CTTTTTGGGTTCAAAAATGCATCTGTTCAGAGACTGCTTCGTCAGCTTCTAGTAGATTCGACTGGATTTGGAATAGACATGCCTTCTCCAAAAATTTATGGTTCTGCTTCACCGTCAACTGATACGGTTGCAGCTGATGTTTCTGATGATCATGAAGAGCAGCATGTTTGTCTGGACAAGACAGTTGTAACTGCTAAAAGAAGTATGAACCCGATCCAGGAGGAAGGTGCTGCTAAGAGAGCCCACAACCAGGATATGTTGACTTCAGTTGATAACAGCACATTAGAGTTGGATAAATCTGCTCGTCAAAGTTTCAACAAG GGAGATCCTATAAGCAAATCACAGTTGTGTGTTGTCTCTACTCCaatatgcatgcctacattactggAGGAAATACCCTGTGATTCGAAATGCACTCTGGTTAATGATAATTTGGGAGACTATGTTCAAAATTCATCTCAGGAAGATGGGTTATCTTCCAGTTCTTATTTAGGCTCTGAAAAGTCTGACCTGGAAGCAGCAGAGAAGGAAGTAGCTAGGTCTATGATGACATTTTTGCTTCCCCAAGCTATTCCACTTCTGGAGAAAACTTACAGAAGAAGGAAGATtaagcaaaaaaagaaagaagatgCAGTTTTAGCGAGAAGTGTTGCAACTCAAAATCCCTCTGCTGATGGCTGCAAAG CAGGTGCCACTTTGCCTACAAGTGTTGGTGAAGGGAATATGAATGGCTCTCAAACACATGTACACGAGGAACCTCTGTGTGAGGCGGTTAAAGACATCAGCCCTAATGATGATTGCATGAATGGTGAACAGATCTCTAAATCAGACAACATGAAAGCCGTTGTTGCAGATAGTTTTGAGGATGATGAGCAGATTGGGGGTGACAGCAGATCCAAACCTACGGGTGCTCACCATGAGTTTGATGATGCATGCTCTAGGGAACCTAATGAGAACTTAAAGTTACTAAAGAGCAGAAGGGAAAATTCTTCTGAGTGTCAGATTGAGGTACACGATAGAAAAAATATTCCTGATGTGGTATATGATCATGAGAAAGGTCAGTATATTTTGTCTGATTCGCTCCTTGCTTGTCTAGAAGAAGAGTTTGGCATGGACGATAGTTCCCATCCTGCGCACTATAATCATGGTAACAGCAATGTTGAACCAGCGCAATGCCAGCAGCAGTTGAAGGACCCAAAAGAAGGTACCGACAATGGCTCTTCAATATCCACAGATGGGGCAGGTGACAAGAACATGGGCAATGGACACAATGTTTCTCATGCACGTTCAAACATTAATCACGTGAAACACCCAGGAACATCAACAAGAGGATCAGATCATCATCTGGAACTTATCGGCTGCTACCTGCACCCGATGCCCGTCTTGTCTATCATGCTGAGCACCAACGACAGTAGCAGCTTTCATATTTATGTACTTTGTGGATCTTCAGAGAGCTGTAAGAGATTTCTCTACGTGTATGACATCACTCCTAATGATCACCATGAGAAACCACCTAATTTTGTTGGTTACACTACCCTTCTACTACCCTCATTGGAGCAGGCTTCTACAGGGAAT TCTACATTTGGAAGATCCGGTATACAGTTTACACCCGATGGGCAGTTTCTTGTCCTCCTTACCAGTATACGGATACCATGTTGCAG GATGCAAAGCATTGAGTGTTCATGCTCCTTGTGCAAAGTGGATCAGTGCGGTGACAATTCTCTGAAGATTGTATCTGTTAACTTGGGCTACATCTCACTGTTGACCAAATTGATGCCTTCTGGGACAGTGTCTTGCTTTTTGATATCTGagccaaattatgttgtagcagcTGAAGACAGCAGAAACTTGCATGTATGGATGATGGTCGCTGGATGGAG